The DNA segment CGGGTGCTGTTTAAACGAGGCGAAGCTCAGGCTAGGTCAGTGTACAGGAGGAGCGGCGCTGATTCAATGCACAGATGCAACACTGAAGTTCGTTTCAGTGTCAAAGCGTTACCCTGCAGACAAACCCTTGATCAAAAAGGAACAATGTTACCCAGTATGTGCAATGAAGCACGGCTGCAAAAACGTGTAGAAAAACGTCACGGCCCCTTAACTGCAACGACTATGGCAAACTAAGCATCGAGGGCATGTTTGATGTTCGAATGAAGCGCAGACAATCGCTCCTGAATACACACAATTAACTTACCGCAATTAAGCAGCTCTCTGTTGGTGGTGCACTGTTCCGTTACGGCGTTACTTCGAATATTTTTCTAGAAAGCTTGGTCAAATTCGTTTCTGCCTCCACGGAAGACATAGCTGGAGCAGGGGGCACGTGGCATATTTAAAATGTCTTAACTGCATGCTTCACACACTGTGATGCATATATACATAAAAACGCACTGATGACACGTGCTCATTCATATCGTAATCACAACAGCCACCAAAGCGCGCCATACGATACCCCAGCATCATGCGCAAATATTCTCTTGAAGCGAAAGGACATCACACATGATATTGCGGAATCGACACTCGATGCCTACACACAAGAGGTGCACCACACGGCTAGTTTTTATTCTTTCCAAAAGTCCTGTGCTTCTGGTCCAGAGTTATCCTCGAGCTGCCACTTCCTGGAGTAAGATAGTTCATGTTCATGTTCACAGAGCTGCGGCTCGGCTTGGATGCGTTCACTGCGCTGACTCTGGTAGGCTTCAAGGGAATGGAGAGATCCAGTGAATCTTCAAAGTCGAATGGCTTACTCGCGCACTGTCTCTCGGCTTTGGACAGCGGGTCGAACTCGTTGCAGATCATCTCAATGTTCGACTGTGGACCAGGTTTGGCCCCCTTGTCACCGTCGTCCTCGAGATTCATGAGGCGGACTGCTTCGCTTGGCATCACTGCTGCTCCAAGGCGCCGATCAACTAGCTCGTCAGCCATGCCTTCGATGCTGAAGCCGGCTTCTTCCAGAGAGTTCTCTGCAAGCGAATTGCGCCTGAAATCGGTAGCGTAGGCTCCCCTTCGCGATATCAAAGGGGTGTTCTTCGCCTGATTCAGCAGCATAGGAGGCAGGCTCTGCGCCTTGCTGCTGGAGTCTTTGCAAGAAAAGTTCTCGTTGCAAGATCGCATCGAACCCGGGTCAGCGGGGCGCAGAAACCGGTTTCCGCCAGGCGGCAGATCCTCACCTCGCCGGTAAGCTCTCTGGTCTTCTGGGTTGTCCAGCGCCCACACAGTCATCTCCAACTCCTTATACTTGACCTGCGAGATTGGCTTGCCTCTTTGGTACCTCTTCAGCGCATGCAGGTACTCCTCACGCTGCTGGATCAAGTTCTGGATGTCAGTTCGCAGAGAGGCCTCAGTTGCCTTCCACTCGGAGAGCTTAGCGAACCAATGCTGCTCGTCCTCATTCGCCTTCTCTCGCAGTGCCTGGTTCTCCAAGGTGTAGAGCGAGAGCTGCTTCTTCAGCTCGATGGGGTTGCACTCCTCGAAAATAGTGGAGACCTTGGCCTTGCCCTCCTCCGATGTTATGCCCTGGGCGCATTCTCCGGCCAGCTTCTGGGCGCCCAGGCTGTGCAGGCTCATCGAGGGCCACGCCTCGGCGGCCTCCGGCTTGGCAAGCGGCAGCGAGCTGGGGCATCCGCTCACGTACTGCATGTGCAGGCTGTGCACCTTCTTCTCGAGCTCCTTCCTCTCGGAGAGCGAGACCTGGAGCTTCTCCTCACATGCGACTTTCTCGCCCTCCATGCGGTGAATGGTGGCCTGCAGCTGGCGCACCACCATGCGGTGCTTAGTCCGTTCTACCTCGATCTGGTTCAGCCGCGCCTGCAGCTCTTTCTCGTAGAACTCCAGCACCTCGCTGCGGCTGCCATGCTGCGCAGAGTCCCAGCCCGAGGCCTTCTCCATCTGGCGGATTCGCTCCTTGAGCTGGACGCAGCGCTCGTCGATTATGTCCAGAAGCGAGAGCAGCTCGTCCTTGGGAGCGAGCGTCGACTCGCGCGAGCCGTGGTCGCGGCAGTGAGAATCGAGTCCGCTATCCTGCTTGTCGGTCTCCAAGATGGCGGAGGCAGTATCCCCTTTGGACGAAACACTAGCAACCGTAGCAGGCTTGGCGACGACGCCCTGACCGGGCTCTCCACTACCGACACCTGCATCTTTGGCTCTGGCACGGCCACACACCGTTGTCGTCAAAGTCCCGCCTTTGTGCCGCCGGGGCTTGGCATTCACAGTCCACGACAATGACTCGGCACCGCCCGAGGGCGCACGAGTCTCACCTCGACACTCGGACACAGGCTTGGAAGGCTGTTTGATGGAGGACAACAGCCTGACCGGGGGCGGCTGGTTCGAGCTGCTTTGCATCGTCTGCTGGATATCCTGAACTGCGAAGATGTCATTCCGGAAGCCTTCTAGCGCATGAACTCGGTCCTGCAGTTCCTGTTAAGTGAACGGGAAAACAAACAAAATGAGAATACTGAAAAATTGCTTTGATGAAATGCTTTAAACGTATCAGGACATCTTCAGTGAAATGCCGTAATAATCTGAACGCATTACTGAGATATTAACAGGTTCCCATGGCATGAACCAGTGCTTTAACTACATCGGCCGAAATTTTCGCGAAATCGTCGCAGGCCATACACGAGAGACTGGAACAGCTGCATTAATTTATGTTAGAGCTTCTTAGTACTCGTCTCAATGAGCAAATTCATTCGCTCGTTCGATCTCCAACACGTGGCGCGGCCAAATGACATGGCAGATGAGGCGGCGATAGCGTCGCTGAAAACGCGTGGGCCTTTAGAGGCAAACGAGGCTTCTGAACGCTATAGTCACCTTTCATGTTAGATTAAGCGTCTAAATAGGCTACAGTAACCCATAATGAAATTATTAGAAACTACGCTAGAGTGTCCATGGCTCGAAATATGCGTGAAAGTGCCCCAAAAAATACAATTTTATCGCATGCACTAAACTCAGCACAGTAAAGCACGACACATTCAATTGAAATATTTTGGGTGGATATTCTTTTTTTCGTGGTGCGTTTCCGCGCTATGTTTAATATTATTTCCAGCGCGCTGCCGTTGTGCAAAGCATAGCGGCTAGTTTTCCTGCACTCTGAGCATGAATAcgcatatatgggagtaaaaaaggaagtaAACTTTCTTCTAGAGCTCACCCTTTTAaaaaaaggagtgcgctagaggcCAGCAGTAATACTAGAGGCACTGCATACTACTGTTTGCAGCCGCAGTGAAAGGACCATCTAGTTTGGTTGAGCTGCCGAAAATTAGAGACCGGTATATTCTTCCGACCAGCGATAGACATAAATAGCACCATGAGCGCGTAAACCAACGTCAGTAGTCGAACTTTTGCGTATGTTCACCCACCTTGTGGATCACGCGGGAGAAATGGAAATGCAACTGTGATGCTTGTAAAGACGAAGCGCTAAACAGACAGCACAAAggcgaggacaaaaaaaaaacaacgggagACGCGCAACATTTTCGTCTTTCGACAACGTGCTGTTCTTCCTCGCGCTTCATCTTCTGCAAGTTAGGTACAACTTGCCCTTCAGCGTGTTTTACTACAACAGTGAAATTCGTGCCATGTACGCATTTTGCAGTCTCAGAGGAGCCAGACAGCCAAGATTTTTCGGTCTGCATGAGTGTCCCGTGATACATTACTTTCGCGGGTTGGTTGGGGCCCCCTTCTTGACTCACCTTGCTAACTATGCGAATAGTCTTCAGCTGGACGACAACCGTAACACAAAACCGTATGCAAGACAAGGAGAAAGTTTTTGTGCGAATGTCCGCCGCAAAATATCACCAATATATTTAACACCAGCTCAATTTTTAAGCACTGAACTGAACTGCTTTCGTGCGCCAGTGGTATCCTGAAATGTATCAATAGGCGTATTCATAAAACTCTGAGCAGGAATGATTTGAGGACGCGGCTCGCGTTGTCAGTAGAGTACATCGCTGCGAAAAGTCCGATTAACCATACGAAcccacttaatcactgcttttttcaCTTTGTTCCCGGAGGCAAGAACAATCTGTTCACTTTTCTGAAGTCTATTGCTTCGCGCCTCACGCAATACTAAAAATTATGGaaggcacttaagactacttacgtgctttgaaaaCGAAAACAtccctttgtttttctttattttctcttcctttctaatcACACACGTACTCATTAGCATGCAGTCATAAGGCAACCCAAatactaggttcacctttgtttGCCAAGAAGGAAACCGGGATTTGCGGCCTACGGTTTGCGCTCTCGCCTCACAGTCTGAAAATACTGGCTTCTATTCCCCGCACCTACGGAAGAAATTTTAATTTCTTTGCGTGATCAGAAGGGTTTCCGGTCGCCACTTTTTCAGGACGTCGGGTTAGGCTGTCGATGGCCAATATACAATATTCTTATTTCTGACGAATATCTTCACCATTCGAAGCACTCCGATCGACCACGCCGCGGGGACCGATCACCAGCTCGCAATCTTAAGGCCGCGGGGTGTTGCCGTAGTAGTTTGCAAGTGCGAATAGATTAAGGACGGCAGCCCCTGGTATTTTTCACATCTGCGACTAGCCAGCAGCGTAAAGGGTGCATCGCAGCACTGCTGAAGGTCACAAGACATCTAGACTCTAGTCCCTTAATACGACCTATCAAATGCAGCCCCGTCACATACACCGATATAAAAGCGTGATGGCCCGGCATCGTATACGCACCTTAATTGCGAGAAGGGATTTGGGTTGCTCCTTGATCAGAAAGAAGCTGGGGCCCGGTACGGCCGAGGCCAGGCTCCTGGCTGTCGAGCCCCAGCCGGCCTCGCTGGCTTCGAATGGGCCATCCATGCCACCTTCGGGTTGCTGCGCAAACAAGGAAGAAAACAGAGCGAAACTGCAGATTTCTGCCACTGGTACTCCGAGAGCCGCCATTTACTGTGCACTAGAAACCTGTGACACCCGCCTGTGCATTTAGAAACCCAGCCATCCGGATCTTGAATGCGTCAACAACGAAGACCTACAACCAAAGTTTCTCAGGGgcattgttgtgctcgcgcttccttcctgttgTTGAGTTccgcgaatttggacatggggagaggaccaccgcgaggctggatgagccctctgggggagacgtggctggaatgccggaagc comes from the Amblyomma americanum isolate KBUSLIRL-KWMA chromosome 1, ASM5285725v1, whole genome shotgun sequence genome and includes:
- the LOC144094178 gene encoding uncharacterized protein LOC144094178, whose product is MYPASFSKSPHRRFSWATPATVCGKTQPEGGMDGPFEASEAGWGSTARSLASAVPGPSFFLIKEQPKSLLAIKELQDRVHALEGFRNDIFAVQDIQQTMQSSSNQPPPVRLLSSIKQPSKPVSECRGETRAPSGGAESLSWTVNAKPRRHKGGTLTTTVCGRARAKDAGVGSGEPGQGVVAKPATVASVSSKGDTASAILETDKQDSGLDSHCRDHGSRESTLAPKDELLSLLDIIDERCVQLKERIRQMEKASGWDSAQHGSRSEVLEFYEKELQARLNQIEVERTKHRMVVRQLQATIHRMEGEKVACEEKLQVSLSERKELEKKVHSLHMQYVSGCPSSLPLAKPEAAEAWPSMSLHSLGAQKLAGECAQGITSEEGKAKVSTIFEECNPIELKKQLSLYTLENQALREKANEDEQHWFAKLSEWKATEASLRTDIQNLIQQREEYLHALKRYQRGKPISQVKYKELEMTVWALDNPEDQRAYRRGEDLPPGGNRFLRPADPGSMRSCNENFSCKDSSSKAQSLPPMLLNQAKNTPLISRRGAYATDFRRNSLAENSLEEAGFSIEGMADELVDRRLGAAVMPSEAVRLMNLEDDGDKGAKPGPQSNIEMICNEFDPLSKAERQCASKPFDFEDSLDLSIPLKPTRVSAVNASKPSRSSVNMNMNYLTPGSGSSRITLDQKHRTFGKNKN